The genomic window CGGCATGGTCCTGAGTGAGTCCGACTACAGCCACCAGGCACTCACGGATATCATCCCCCTGCGGGATCTCTTCGGCCTGCTCTTTTTCGCCTCCGTGGGCATGTTGTTGGATCCTACCTACCTGATGGCCAACCTGGGCACTGTGCTGCTCATGGTACTGCTGGTGGCGGTGGGCAAGGCGGTCATCTTTACCGGTCTGGCACCCCTCTTCGGCTACGGCAACATTGTCCCCATTGCCTTGGGGCTAACCATGTTCCAGATCGGGGAATTCGGCTTTGTGCTGGCGCGGGTGGGCGTAGGCAGCGGCGCAGTGGACCGGGATCTCTACTCCCTGATCCTGACGGTGGCGGTGATCACCATGATCCTGACGCCCTTTGTGGCCCGAGCGGCGGGGCCCGTCTACCGCCTCTGGCGCAGGCAATTCCCCCAGGAGCCCCTGCAGACGATGAACCTGCCCCAAGAGGGCCTTCACGATCATGTGGTCATCGCCGGTGCAGGTCAGGTGGGCGAATATGTTTCGCAGGTCTTGCGCCAGTTGAAGCTCCGCTTTGTGGCCATCGAGCTGGATCATCAACGGCTGGAACATTGCCAGGCCCAGGGCATCCCTGTCATCTATGGGGATGCCAGCCATCCCGTGGTGCTGGAGGCAGCGGCCATCGACCAAGCCCGGCTCCTGTTGATCACCGTTCCCTCCCTCCAGGTGACCCAGGCCATCGTCCAACATGTCCACCAGATCCGGCCTGACCTGCACATCGTGGCCAGGGCGGAGAGTGTCGAGGAGATGAAGCGGCTGCACGAGCTTGGGGTCTACGAGGTGGTGCAGCCCAAGTTCGAGGCCGGCCTGGAAATTACCCGCCAGGCCCTCCTGCATCTGGATATCGCCGCGCCGGACATCCAGCGCTTCATCGATGCCGTGCGCCAGGAGCTGTACGCGCCCCTCTACGAGGTGCACCCCGACTACCACACGATTGCGGAGTTGCACCATGCCCAGCGCGCCATGCGGCTTGCCTGGTTCTCCCTGCCACCCCACAGCCCGTTGATCGGCCAGACCCTGCAGGATGCCCACATCCGTGGACGGACAGGCGCGTCCGTGGTGGCGATCATGCGGGGGCAGGAGCTTCACCCCAACCCGGATGCAACCTTTCGATTGGCGCCAGGGGATCGGGTGGCCGTGCTGGGCAACAGCGCACAACTGGCCGCCTTTGAGCAGCTGGTCCACACCCACCGGGATGGAGAGGGGTAGCATAGAAGAGGGGCTATCGCACAAGAATGCCGCTGGCTCGCGGGCAGTGCAGAGAAAATTTCTCTGCACTGCCCGCGAGTGGCTTGGAGCGCTATTTGCGTCGCTGGCGCTCGAACCACGCAGCGGCGACGATTCCACCCAGAACCACCAACACCACGTTGAAGACCCGCAACCCAACGGACCAGGACGAGATCCCGGTGCCGGGCAGGGCGGGGACGGCGGTAGCAGTCTGGGTGGGGGTAGCTGGGGGCAGTGCGGCAGCCGGCGGCAGGACCGTGGACGTGAACGTAGCTGTGACTGTCGCCGCGGGCATCGGGGTCCAGGTGGCGGTCACCGTAGGCGCCGGCGTCGGTGTCACCGTGGGCAGCAACGAAATTGTCGCCGTCCAGGTTGGCGTGGGTGCAGGCGTAGAGGTGGAGGTCGCCGTAGGCGAGGCAGTAGCTGTCGCCGTGGGCATTGGGGTCCAGGTGGCCGTACCCGTGGGTGTCGCCGTAGGCGCCTGGGTGGGAGTGGCTGTGGCCGTGGGCATTGAAGTTGGCGTCGGTGTATGAGTGGCCGTCGGCGTGTCGGTGGGCGTCGCGGTGGGTACCGGTGTCGCTGTG from Litorilinea aerophila includes these protein-coding regions:
- a CDS encoding cation:proton antiporter domain-containing protein, with amino-acid sequence MGIATDIAIIVVAGLLGGLIAQRLHQPLILGYIVAGVLVGPYTGGVTVTEIHDIELLAEIGVALLLFALGIEFSFRELQPVRRIALVGTPIQMLLTMALGWSLGRWMGWDWIPALWFGGVISLSSTMVILKTLMSLGRLGTLASRVMVGMLIVQDLAVVPLMIILPQLSDLERGLPQLAWAAVRAAIFLVGMVFVGTRLIPALMRHIARWNSRELFLLAVTALGLGIGYVTYLFGLSFSFGAFVAGMVLSESDYSHQALTDIIPLRDLFGLLFFASVGMLLDPTYLMANLGTVLLMVLLVAVGKAVIFTGLAPLFGYGNIVPIALGLTMFQIGEFGFVLARVGVGSGAVDRDLYSLILTVAVITMILTPFVARAAGPVYRLWRRQFPQEPLQTMNLPQEGLHDHVVIAGAGQVGEYVSQVLRQLKLRFVAIELDHQRLEHCQAQGIPVIYGDASHPVVLEAAAIDQARLLLITVPSLQVTQAIVQHVHQIRPDLHIVARAESVEEMKRLHELGVYEVVQPKFEAGLEITRQALLHLDIAAPDIQRFIDAVRQELYAPLYEVHPDYHTIAELHHAQRAMRLAWFSLPPHSPLIGQTLQDAHIRGRTGASVVAIMRGQELHPNPDATFRLAPGDRVAVLGNSAQLAAFEQLVHTHRDGEG